One Verrucomicrobiia bacterium genomic region harbors:
- a CDS encoding mechanosensitive ion channel, with amino-acid sequence MTRSSTHEGPPLPRRPDFARRLGPAPAFCLLTCLLTFTVPAQSPEHPLQPPDRSSPRVALRGFLEAGDAVGAFLAGSYLPSPSRANHPTLLSQVEACTEALDLREMPPAARLKRGRAAALSLYEALNRVPLPPWEAIPDADQWRETAGTNAHYWVIPNTEIALRQVGSGPRRGAFLFSPETVANAGGYYQRVQDLPYTRLVPLEDLRERFLSGFGGWMIPFRWIQALPKMLRHPLAGQPGWKWIGLTFALGVVALVLRAVHRLSHWGGAGQPFRRAVARAVLPAFLLLATPALAYFALVQLSFFGDVGSAIERVTTAVGFLAGAWICWRLAPVVAEGIIASPRIASESIDAHLIRICARLLGMVAAVLLLVAGAERIGMPLYGIVTGLGVGGLAIALAAQPTIENLIGGFSLFADKPIRVGDFCRYGAETGTVEAIGMRSTRIRGLDRTLTTIPNAVLSRMSVAIQEDILLRTMDVVAASGTGFAAPSQTLYFARDAGLDPDKSAAALAQVQAWRADPKLPFPEFDPEFRKLHRDTLDYPPNGSPEAARK; translated from the coding sequence TTACGGTTCCTGCCCAGAGCCCGGAGCATCCGCTCCAACCGCCGGACCGGTCCAGCCCCCGCGTGGCGCTGCGTGGGTTCCTCGAAGCCGGGGATGCTGTGGGCGCCTTTCTCGCCGGGAGCTACCTGCCGTCGCCGTCGCGCGCGAATCACCCGACCCTGTTGTCGCAGGTGGAAGCCTGCACGGAAGCGCTGGATTTGAGAGAGATGCCGCCTGCGGCCCGCTTGAAGCGGGGGCGGGCGGCAGCCCTCTCCTTGTATGAGGCCTTGAACCGCGTCCCATTGCCGCCATGGGAGGCCATCCCCGACGCCGATCAGTGGCGCGAGACTGCCGGCACCAATGCCCACTATTGGGTGATCCCGAACACGGAGATCGCCCTCAGGCAAGTTGGGAGCGGACCCCGCCGGGGCGCGTTTTTGTTCAGCCCTGAAACGGTGGCCAACGCCGGGGGCTACTATCAGCGCGTGCAGGATTTGCCCTACACCCGCCTGGTGCCCCTCGAGGATCTGCGGGAACGCTTCCTCTCCGGCTTTGGAGGATGGATGATCCCGTTTCGCTGGATTCAAGCCCTGCCCAAGATGCTGCGCCACCCGCTGGCCGGACAACCGGGCTGGAAGTGGATCGGATTGACTTTTGCGCTCGGCGTGGTGGCCCTGGTGCTCCGCGCGGTCCATCGCCTGTCGCATTGGGGAGGCGCAGGGCAACCCTTTCGGCGGGCGGTGGCCCGGGCGGTCCTGCCCGCGTTTCTGCTCCTTGCGACGCCCGCACTGGCGTACTTCGCGCTCGTCCAGCTGAGTTTCTTCGGCGACGTGGGCAGTGCGATCGAACGGGTGACAACCGCCGTCGGCTTCCTTGCGGGTGCCTGGATTTGTTGGCGCCTCGCACCGGTGGTCGCCGAGGGCATCATCGCGTCGCCCCGCATTGCCTCCGAAAGCATTGACGCGCATCTGATCCGGATTTGTGCCCGGCTCCTGGGCATGGTCGCCGCCGTGCTGTTGCTGGTCGCCGGCGCCGAACGCATCGGCATGCCCTTGTACGGCATCGTGACCGGTCTGGGCGTCGGCGGCCTGGCCATCGCCCTGGCCGCACAGCCGACCATCGAGAATCTGATCGGCGGGTTCAGCCTCTTTGCGGACAAACCCATCCGGGTCGGCGATTTCTGCAGGTATGGCGCCGAGACGGGCACGGTGGAAGCCATCGGCATGCGCTCCACGCGGATTCGTGGTTTGGACCGGACGCTGACGACGATCCCGAATGCCGTGCTTTCGAGAATGTCGGTCGCGATCCAGGAGGACATCCTCCTGCGCACGATGGACGTGGTGGCGGCCTCCGGCACGGGATTCGCGGCCCCGTCACAGACGCTCTATTTCGCCCGCGACGCGGGACTGGACCCGGACAAGTCGGCAGCGGCACTGGCGCAGGTGCAGGCGTGGCGCGCGGACCCGAAGCTCCCGTTCCCGGAGTTTGATCCTGAGTTTCGGAAGTTGCACCGGGACACTTTGGACTATCCGCCGAACGGATCGCCCGAGGCCGCCAGAAAATGA
- a CDS encoding winged helix-turn-helix domain-containing protein: MCRTLPELDLGAVLARRPQLVLVDEFAHLLRLLVRHAGKVLTHRQLLRDVWGPGHEEHTHHLRVYIAHLREKIEADASRPQRIITEPGVGYRLLEG; this comes from the coding sequence ATCTGCAGAACGCTGCCCGAGCTGGACCTGGGCGCCGTCCTTGCCCGGAGGCCGCAGCTGGTGCTGGTGGACGAGTTCGCGCACCTCCTTCGACTCCTCGTGCGCCACGCCGGCAAGGTTCTGACCCATCGCCAACTCCTCCGCGACGTCTGGGGGCCAGGGCACGAAGAGCACACGCACCATCTGCGGGTTTACATCGCGCACCTGCGGGAAAAAATCGAAGCGGACGCTTCGCGGCCTCAACGCATCATTACCGAGCCCGGCGTGGGTTATCGGCTGCTGGAAGGTTGA
- a CDS encoding LysR family transcriptional regulator, translated as MSFLNYHHLRYFRVIARERSIARAAETLHVTPAALSVQLKQLEESLGHALMERTRGGLLLTEAGRVALDYADIIGRAGEELVDVMRHRPRGGRQILRVAAVSTLSRNFQLEFLQPALRRPDVEVVVRTGALRDLLGLLKSHQVDLVLSDQAAQCDAETPWHSHLLDEEPVVLVGVPAWTRKRLKFPGGFEEVPLVLPSLESNTRMRFDRLLADAGVRPQIMAEVDDMAMLRLLARESGALSLVPQVVVRDEIERRELVVTHRIPDLHETFHAIAPTRRFPNALAAELIRQVQSAKRPGRRTRGTAHGR; from the coding sequence ATGTCCTTCCTGAACTATCACCACCTGCGCTACTTCCGCGTGATCGCCCGCGAACGGAGCATCGCCCGGGCCGCGGAAACCCTGCACGTCACCCCGGCGGCCCTGAGCGTCCAGCTCAAACAGCTGGAGGAAAGCCTCGGACACGCGCTGATGGAGCGCACCCGGGGCGGCCTGCTGCTGACCGAGGCCGGGCGGGTGGCCCTGGACTATGCGGACATCATCGGCAGGGCCGGCGAGGAACTGGTGGACGTGATGCGGCACCGTCCCCGGGGCGGACGACAGATCCTGCGGGTGGCCGCCGTCTCGACGCTGTCGCGCAATTTCCAGCTGGAGTTCCTGCAGCCCGCACTGCGCCGGCCCGACGTCGAGGTGGTCGTCCGCACCGGGGCGCTGCGCGACCTCCTCGGTCTGCTCAAATCGCACCAGGTGGATCTGGTGCTCTCGGACCAGGCGGCCCAGTGCGATGCCGAAACACCGTGGCACAGCCATTTGCTGGATGAGGAACCGGTGGTGCTGGTGGGTGTTCCGGCCTGGACGCGGAAGCGGCTCAAATTCCCCGGCGGTTTCGAGGAGGTGCCCCTGGTGCTGCCCAGCCTGGAAAGCAACACCCGCATGCGCTTCGACCGCCTCCTGGCCGATGCCGGGGTGCGTCCGCAAATCATGGCCGAGGTGGACGACATGGCCATGTTGCGGCTGCTGGCCCGGGAAAGCGGGGCGCTGAGCCTTGTGCCCCAGGTGGTGGTTCGGGATGAAATCGAACGGCGCGAACTTGTCGTGACGCACCGCATTCCGGACCTGCACGAAACGTTTCACGCCATCGCGCCGACCCGCCGCTTCCCCAACGCCCTGGCTGCCGAACTCATCCGGCAGGTCCAATCCGCCAAGAGGCCCGGCCGGCGCACCCGAGGCACGGCCCACGGGCGTTGA